Proteins from a genomic interval of Oscillatoria salina IIICB1:
- the gyrB gene encoding DNA topoisomerase (ATP-hydrolyzing) subunit B: MTSSYSAEQIQVLEGLEPVRKRPGMYIGSTGPRGLHHLVYEVVDNSIDEALAGYCTHIEIDINPDGSVTVTDDGRGIPTDTHPTTGKSALETVMTVLHAGGKFGGGGYKVSGGLHGVGISVVNALSEWVEVTVWRDQKVHVQRYERGVPVTELEVKGKTDRTGTSITFKPDTQIFITNGIEFDYNTLAGRVRELAYLNAGVRITFSDRRTPEPRVESYCYEGGIREYVTYMTREKEPLHQDIIYVEGERNGVQVEVALQWCVDAYSDNLLGFANNIRTIDGGTHLEGLKTVLTRTMNTVARKRNKLKDNDSNLGGENVREGLTGVISVKVPEPEFEGQTKTKLGNTEVRGIVDSLVGEVLTEYLEFNPGVADSIIEKAVQAFKAAEAARRARELVRRKSVLESSPLPGKLADCSERDPAKAEIFLVEGDSAGGSAKQGRDRRFQAILPLRGKILNIEKTDDAKIYKNNEIQSLITALGLGIKGEEFDASQLRYHRIVIMTDADVDGAHIRTLLLTFFYRYQRDLVDQGYIYIACPPLYKVERGRSHYYCYSDRELQNLIQNEFPSNANYTIQRFKGLGEMMPQQLWDTTMNPESRTFKRVEIEDAAEADRIFTVLMGDRVAPRREFIETHGPRLNLTELDI; encoded by the coding sequence ATGACTAGCAGTTACAGCGCCGAACAGATTCAGGTTCTCGAAGGTCTTGAGCCAGTCCGAAAACGTCCAGGGATGTATATCGGCTCCACAGGTCCGAGGGGACTCCATCATCTAGTTTACGAGGTAGTGGACAACTCGATCGATGAGGCACTGGCTGGCTACTGTACCCACATCGAAATCGACATTAATCCCGATGGTTCCGTCACCGTTACTGACGACGGACGCGGTATTCCCACTGATACCCACCCAACTACAGGCAAATCAGCCTTAGAAACAGTAATGACAGTATTGCACGCCGGAGGAAAATTTGGCGGCGGCGGTTACAAAGTTTCTGGTGGACTACACGGGGTTGGTATTTCTGTAGTTAACGCCCTTTCCGAGTGGGTAGAAGTAACGGTTTGGCGCGACCAAAAAGTTCACGTACAGCGCTACGAACGAGGTGTTCCGGTAACAGAACTAGAAGTAAAGGGTAAAACAGACCGTACCGGAACTTCCATAACCTTTAAGCCAGATACCCAGATTTTCATTACCAATGGGATCGAATTCGACTACAATACCTTAGCCGGACGAGTTCGAGAACTAGCTTATCTCAATGCAGGCGTAAGAATTACCTTTAGCGATCGCCGCACTCCAGAACCCCGCGTCGAAAGTTATTGTTATGAAGGCGGTATCCGGGAATATGTCACTTACATGACCCGCGAAAAAGAACCCCTCCACCAAGATATTATTTACGTCGAAGGAGAGCGTAACGGCGTACAGGTAGAAGTTGCTTTACAATGGTGCGTCGATGCTTACAGCGACAACCTTCTCGGTTTTGCGAACAACATTCGTACCATCGATGGCGGAACTCACCTCGAAGGACTCAAAACCGTTCTCACCCGCACGATGAACACAGTTGCACGCAAACGCAACAAACTCAAAGACAACGACTCGAACCTCGGTGGGGAAAACGTCCGCGAAGGCTTAACCGGCGTAATTTCCGTTAAAGTACCCGAACCGGAATTTGAAGGTCAAACCAAAACCAAACTCGGTAACACCGAGGTTAGAGGCATTGTAGACTCTCTCGTCGGCGAAGTCTTAACCGAATATCTCGAATTTAATCCTGGTGTCGCCGACTCAATTATCGAAAAAGCAGTCCAAGCCTTCAAAGCCGCCGAAGCCGCCCGTCGCGCGCGCGAATTAGTCCGCCGTAAATCAGTCTTAGAATCTTCCCCCTTACCCGGTAAATTAGCCGATTGTAGCGAAAGAGACCCTGCCAAAGCCGAAATTTTCCTCGTAGAAGGAGATAGTGCGGGTGGCAGCGCCAAACAAGGAAGAGATCGACGCTTTCAAGCCATCCTCCCCCTACGCGGTAAAATTTTGAACATCGAAAAAACCGACGATGCGAAAATCTATAAAAATAACGAAATTCAGTCGTTAATTACCGCTTTGGGTTTAGGAATTAAAGGCGAAGAGTTTGATGCTTCTCAATTACGCTACCATCGCATAGTGATCATGACTGATGCTGACGTAGATGGGGCGCACATCCGCACGTTGTTGCTAACCTTCTTCTATCGCTATCAACGGGATTTGGTGGATCAAGGCTATATTTATATTGCTTGTCCGCCATTGTATAAAGTTGAGCGGGGACGGAGCCATTACTATTGTTATAGCGATCGCGAACTCCAAAATCTCATCCAAAACGAGTTTCCTAGTAACGCTAACTACACGATTCAACGCTTTAAGGGTTTGGGTGAAATGATGCCCCAACAACTGTGGGATACTACCATGAATCCAGAAAGCCGTACCTTCAAACGAGTAGAAATCGAAGACGCAGCCGAAGCCGATCGTATTTTTACCGTCTTAATGGGCGATCGCGTCGCACCTCGTCGGGAATTCATCGAAACCCACGGTCCTCGTTTAAATCTTACCGAACTCGACATTTAA
- the miaA gene encoding tRNA (adenosine(37)-N6)-dimethylallyltransferase MiaA — translation MMLIIICGATATGKSGLALALAQRLNSVIISADSRQVYREFDLGTAKPSLSEQKLVPHYLIDICDPTETLTLAQYQERAQALIASPLVANSPPLLVGGTGLYIKAIAKGLKIPRVSPQPELREILTSLGQSQLYAFLAQVDPTAAEKIHPHDQVRTLRALEVYYVTGIPISQQQGENPPDYPILQLGLDCDPEALERRIAQRTEKMIAAGLVEEVEKLSHKYGQDLPLLNTLGYAEIKRYLQGEISLTEAKSLTVLHTRQFAKRQRTWFRAYPEIQWFDADSPDLLAKVWQRVQEFCS, via the coding sequence ATGATGTTAATTATAATTTGTGGGGCGACGGCGACAGGTAAATCAGGATTAGCTTTGGCTCTGGCGCAACGTCTCAATTCGGTTATTATTAGTGCAGATTCTCGTCAAGTTTACCGCGAGTTCGATCTTGGGACGGCAAAACCTTCTTTAAGCGAACAAAAGTTAGTACCACATTATTTAATAGATATCTGCGACCCTACTGAAACTTTAACTTTGGCACAATATCAGGAACGGGCGCAAGCTTTGATTGCTTCTCCACTTGTAGCTAATTCTCCACCGCTTTTAGTGGGAGGTACTGGGTTATATATTAAGGCGATCGCGAAAGGATTGAAAATTCCGAGGGTATCACCTCAACCAGAGTTACGCGAGATCCTCACTTCTCTGGGTCAATCTCAACTATACGCTTTTTTAGCCCAAGTCGATCCCACTGCCGCCGAAAAAATTCATCCTCATGACCAAGTACGCACTTTAAGGGCTTTAGAAGTTTATTATGTCACGGGAATTCCCATTTCTCAACAGCAAGGCGAAAATCCTCCTGATTATCCTATTTTACAACTTGGTTTGGATTGCGATCCAGAAGCATTAGAGCGACGCATTGCCCAACGTACTGAAAAAATGATCGCCGCAGGTTTGGTTGAGGAAGTAGAAAAATTATCTCATAAATACGGTCAGGATTTACCTTTACTAAATACGTTGGGTTATGCAGAAATAAAACGCTATCTCCAAGGGGAAATTTCCCTTACTGAAGCTAAGAGTTTAACTGTTTTACATACTCGCCAATTTGCTAAACGTCAGCGTACTTGGTTTCGCGCTTATCCCGAAATTCAATGGTTTGATGCAGATAGCCCCGACTTGTTAGCAAAAGTTTGGCAGCGAGTACAAGAATTTTGTAGCTAA
- a CDS encoding Uma2 family endonuclease → MSQSVTTKERITFEEYRFYQPESDVKYELFRGHLLPMAIPTALHSSICQYLVYKFQHYFATTNLDLVAKTDIGVRTEVDTSRIPDVVVCSSSLWSGILNRPGSGIFDFEEIPNLVVEVTSENWREDYIRKRAEYALIYIPEYWIVDPKKEQIWVLSHPEGEEGYDRQSYTRGQNFPSEQFPDLILSVDTLLAPPIVENLLREEQMQRQQLEAKSRRLEEKLREMGIDPDTI, encoded by the coding sequence ATGTCTCAATCTGTTACAACTAAAGAAAGAATTACCTTTGAAGAATATCGCTTTTATCAGCCCGAATCTGATGTAAAGTATGAACTATTTCGGGGTCATTTACTACCAATGGCAATACCAACAGCTTTGCATTCTAGCATCTGCCAATATTTAGTTTACAAATTCCAACATTACTTTGCTACTACTAATCTTGACTTAGTAGCAAAAACAGATATTGGTGTGAGAACCGAAGTTGATACATCTCGCATCCCCGATGTGGTAGTATGTAGTTCATCACTGTGGTCAGGAATTCTCAATCGACCCGGTAGCGGTATTTTTGATTTTGAAGAAATACCGAATTTGGTAGTAGAAGTAACAAGCGAAAATTGGCGGGAAGATTATATTCGTAAACGTGCAGAATATGCTTTAATTTATATTCCTGAATACTGGATTGTAGACCCCAAAAAAGAGCAAATTTGGGTATTAAGCCATCCTGAAGGTGAAGAAGGTTACGATCGCCAATCCTATACTCGCGGACAAAATTTCCCTTCTGAGCAATTTCCCGATCTAATTTTATCAGTTGATACGCTACTTGCGCCACCAATTGTCGAAAATTTGCTTCGGGAAGAACAAATGCAACGACAGCAGCTTGAAGCGAAATCTCGACGATTAGAGGAAAAATTGCGAGAAATGGGCATAGATCCAGATACAATCTAG
- a CDS encoding Uma2 family endonuclease: MVEQTYMSKVSEVSEASEESEEFYIPDAEKLVTEDDTPVDYLIVKQQRLLVSSLYSSWRDRTFIAAANVGIYYTDRQPPIVPDVFLSLNAQIPENWWEKQNRVYMVWRFGKPPEVAVEIVSNKEGKELEDKLRIYELMRVSYYLVYDPIQQLGDKRLRIFELRGMRYFETTETWLEQVQLGVTLWEGEFEGRQDSWLRWCDRDGILLPTGDERAETAEQRAETAEQRAETAEQRAETAEQRAELLARRLREMGVDPDNLS, from the coding sequence ATGGTTGAGCAAACTTATATGTCGAAAGTTTCCGAAGTTTCTGAAGCTTCGGAAGAATCGGAAGAATTTTATATACCAGATGCAGAAAAGCTAGTTACTGAGGACGATACACCAGTAGACTATTTAATAGTAAAACAACAACGTTTGTTAGTAAGTTCTCTATATAGTTCTTGGCGAGATCGAACTTTTATAGCCGCCGCAAATGTAGGTATTTATTATACAGACAGACAACCGCCAATAGTACCTGATGTATTTCTCAGTCTTAATGCTCAAATTCCCGAAAATTGGTGGGAAAAGCAAAACCGAGTTTATATGGTTTGGCGCTTTGGTAAACCACCCGAAGTTGCCGTAGAAATAGTTTCTAATAAAGAAGGGAAGGAACTCGAAGATAAACTGCGAATTTACGAGTTAATGCGGGTAAGTTATTATCTTGTTTATGACCCAATTCAGCAGTTAGGAGACAAAAGATTACGGATTTTTGAGTTGCGAGGAATGCGTTACTTTGAAACCACAGAAACCTGGTTAGAACAAGTACAATTAGGTGTAACTCTCTGGGAAGGTGAATTTGAAGGAAGACAAGATAGTTGGTTGCGTTGGTGCGATCGCGATGGTATTCTTCTTCCTACAGGTGATGAACGTGCAGAAACTGCCGAACAACGTGCCGAAACTGCCGAACAACGTGCCGAAACAGCCGAACAACGCGCGGAAACAGCCGAACAACGCGCGGAACTTTTAGCGCGACGACTGCGAGAAATGGGGGTAGATCCAGATAATCTCAGTTAA